The following are encoded in a window of Anopheles stephensi strain Indian chromosome X, UCI_ANSTEP_V1.0, whole genome shotgun sequence genomic DNA:
- the LOC118517464 gene encoding alpha-protein kinase 1-like isoform X2, whose protein sequence is MSDSASDTLEGSSFHSVKGALLMDDVELYGASRRLRSLTPNAIGKAGGGKKDATAAAYGGGEIGGGSSYQQRREALSPMGGDSPAAGDEAEGAANTSTAEGGSNDRDGTPRTRYTVAQLLALRDSNLSKARPPCMDDAKSEKHLKMISMLVRRSETPYDEDGPNGGPGGGNGGYGRNRSSYGIGGGGPLGGGLGASGGGSGGLMSGSGNGGLGRNEMRRSVGGSGGGVGMGGDPKERLRKEEGIVLSPQRRSFNMGCQMPSAPSSSSGAGNLGLSGSLLRSDRDMLGGGGGGGGGGGGGGGGPRERRIGSGRIMTRDSMWEYRMESGDYRQGGGGGSGGVGGNATSASGGFRDRETMRDGGKDAKEGPRGGRNSDGRSLQDKDYHEEGRGGGGYDRESREPRDRRDRWDKADNGRGPMRGFHKGGGSSSGGGYGDGRGDGSYYGYNNSYGSGNYGSNSSNSNSHHHHHHHHGGGSMSYNDRRRYNSDNGRDNEEPEWFSEPTSQHDTIELRGFDETVSEHGSESAGETNANDSGSSDHQAEQPQQPSAEAQPMNDEVDAEGTDEARLSGNRNCEQDILKMIEGVEDSDRPKAGGTAVNENGIRKGGERGASTPSQPSAGDELISDDMRLMEELCGFRDRVLNEYSAMDILKNTYSTMMIDVDGGSRESRFSQFFRQDNDKGNSSETKTTRSRQNSLHADIDKIVKEIATLEESTNASSAACNKYFAPISPAATSNSSQSFLELFNRSPAMKTHAQLAQQQRQQQQQQQHAAMQHFKTMMTDAEAQQQQQQHHAAMQHLKTMITDAEAQQQQQQQQKQQLHHEHQQQLQNRNLQQMLGVTGGSASSSSATPPVGERNAAPVPLPMPGLGSMPSPASHLGQVHSVEELEARFRLSDLGSDATSAGSGTGAVSGRASVANEPFPEPMAIGSIPRLIMPGNDPALGVMHSQQAAAAQAAPQPMDSGAVRQQELIAFKKLLNQMSENQMNGVSPTAAPPAPPPAVQHPNHPAHPAHPAHAAHMAAVAQHQGGQGPHQGSNSLPAMLQMMHMAPMPHPGTDQRHAELLKRPETQSLMMAVARGEVTQHSLWQQMANPATAQSHREIISAVLGAVNGGSRVVSPSLLLNPNSIQPPMPIPIPPPPAAPPGANANLLFHPKQQVRLSPLPNGMPQRIPSPRELQYHTQSILQNALIRKKLEEQRENYRKRQEQQQQQQQQQQQQQQQQQQPPQQQQQPSQQQQPTAQQPSAQPQTQQQQSQQPEQVASQEMQMKLKEQPLNHPNPPSQPMQNFPHLPPLPQPEQDPAMQHHPSAAAPAESSPEQRHPQHSNVAEQQQQQQQAQPTPSQGQPMSGGGPANVVDTAAPSSVLLKPGPGGRMINCSTANSISPSKQTILQSQQVASPTPLAFTPTSVLRKMTAAQDKDPDSAIPHHLQQQQQQQQQQQHIGMPKPQGRPILKGGSGNGGQVPPQLQQQQQQQQQQQQQQQQQQQQQQQQQPQPQQQQMPLLHTMPQHGLSPMNFAGNMDFPQQPFSNNTNRSGNPILGAHHPIAQAPQPQQQQQQQQPQQHSPNIISPHMQQLLHQQQRHQQQQRAIRNQHVQQQHMAMAPQQPFRLPGGMAVGGGGNGGGPNQQSQQQNAPAPAGGGVINYNRDGGLSPTSNQLARWFSPELLAQASAGKLPSLNIGQAMSLEEFERNIQHSSTTVHN, encoded by the exons ATGTCCGATTCGGCCTCCGATACGCTTGAGGGTTCATCATTCCATTCCGTCAAGGGTGCACTGCTAATGGACGACGTCGAGCTGTACGGTGCCAGTCGCCGTCTTCGTTCCCTCACACCGAACGCAATCGGCAAGGCAGGCGGTGGAAAGAAAGACGCCACGGCTGCGGCGTACGGCGGTGGCGAGATCGGCGGTGGCTCATCGTACCAGCAACGCCGGGAAGCACTGTCACCGATGGGTGGCGATTCACCAGCGGCGGGCGATGAGGCAGAGGGAGCAGCGAACACATCCACAGCGGAGGGAGGATCGAATGATCGGGACGGAACGCCACGGACCCGTTACACGGTTGCACAACTGTTGGCGCTGCgcgattcgaacctttccaaggCGCGTCCCCCGTGCATGGATGATGCCAAGTCGGAAAAGCACCTGAAAATGATTTCGATGCTGGTACGCCGCTCCGAAACACCGTACGACGAGGATGGACCGAATGGTGGACCCGGTGGCGGTAACGGTGGATACGGCCGCAACCGATCATCGTACGGCATTGGAGGTGGTGGCCCGTTGGGCGGCGGGCTTGGTGCATCCGGTGGCGGTTCCGGCGGGCTAATGTCGGGCAGCGGTAACGGCGGTCTCGGTCGTAACGAAATGCGTCGTTCGGTCGGGGGAAGCGGTGGCGGTGTCGGTATGGGAGGCGACCCAAAGGAAAGACTGCGCAAGGAGGAAGGCATCGTGCTGTCGCCGCAGCGTCGCTCGTTTAATATGGGCTGTCAGATGCCATCCGCACCATCATCCTCATCCGGTGCGGGCAATCTGGGTTTATCCGGAAGTTTGCTACGCTCCGATCGTGATATGCTTgggggtggtggaggtggcgggggcggtggcggcggtggcggcggcggccccCGAGAACGTCGCATCGGCAGCGGACGTATTATGACGCGCGACAGCATGTGGGAGTATCGCATGGAGTCGGGAGATTATCGGCAAGGCGGTGGGGGTGGCAGCGGCGGCGTCGGTGGTAATGCGACATCAGCGTCCGGCGGATTCCGCGATCGGGAAACGATGCGTGACGGGGGGAAGGATGCGAAGGAGGGCCCACGGGGCGGCCGGAACAGTGATGGGCGCAGTCTGCAGGATAAAGACTATCACGAGGAAGGACGCGGCGGCGGTGGGTACGATAGGGAATCGCGTGAACCACGCGATCGACGGGACCGCTGGGACAAAGCGGATAATGGGCGAGGTCCGATGCGTGGCTTTCACAAGGGCGGCGGATCTTCATCCGGCGGAGGATACGGAGATGGGCGCGGTGATGGATCGTATTACGGCTACAACAACAGCTACGGATCGGGCAATTACGGATCGAATAGCAGTAACAGCAAcagtcaccatcatcatcatcaccatcacggtGGCGGTAGTATGTCGTACAACGATCGTAGACGGTACAACAGTGACAATGGACGCGATAACGAGGAACCGGAATGGTTTAGCGAGCCGACATCCCAGCACGACACGATCGAACTGCGCGGTTTCGACGAAACCGTTTCCGAGCATGGCAGCGAATCGGCCGGCGAAACGAATGCTAACGATTCCGGTTCTTCCGATCATCAAGCGGAACAGCCACAGCAGCCATCGGCTGAAGCGCAGCCAATGAATGACGAGGTTGATGCCGAGGGCACCGATGAAGCCCGGCTCTCTGGTAACCGAAACTGTGAGCAGGATATTCTGAAAATGATCGAAGGCGTGGAAGATTCTGACCGACCGAAAGCGGGAGGAACCGCAGTGAACGAGAATGGCATTCGAAAGGGTGGTGAACGAGGCGCGTCAACGCCATCGCAACCGTCGGCTGGCGATGAACTGATCAGCGACGATATGCGGCTGATGGAGGAGCTTTGCGGCTTTCGCGATCGGGTGCTGAACGAATACAGTGCTATGGACATCCTGAAGAACACTTACTCCACCATGATG aTTGATGTTGATGGAGGTAGCCGAGAGTCGcgtttttcacaatttttccgCCAGGACAACGATAAGGGAAACTCCTCCGAGACAAAAACTACGCGCAGCCGTCAAAATTCGCTTCACGCAGATATTGACAAGATAGTGAAGGAGATAGCGACGCTCGAGGAGAGCACAAATGCGTCCTCTGCTGCCTGTAACAAGTATTTCGCACCCATCTCACCGGCTGCCACATCGAACTCGTCGCAGTCATTCCTCGAGCTGTTTAATCGTTCACCAGCGATGAAAACCCATGCACAGCTGGCGCAGCAGcaacgccagcagcagcagcagcagcagcatgccgCTATGCAGCACTTCAAAACGATGATGACCGATGCAgaggcacagcagcagcagcagcagcatcatgccGCTATGCAGCACCTCAAAACGATGATAACCGATGCTgaggcacagcagcagcagcagcagcagcaaaagcaacaacttCACCAcgaacatcagcagcagctgcagaaTCGTAATTTGCAGCAAATGCTAGGTGTAACTGGTGGCAGTGCGTCCTCGTCTTCTGCTACACCGCCGGTCGGCGAGCGTAACGCCGCACCGGTACCGCTTCCAATGCCCGGCTTAGGCTCGATGCCCAGCCCAGCCAGCCACCTAGGGCAGGTGCACAGCGTGGAGGAGCTGGAGGCACGCTTCCGGCTGTCGGATTTGGGCAGCGATGCAACGAGCGCCGGTTCCGGTACCGGTGCCGTAAGCGGTCGGGCTTCCGTTGCGAACGAACCATTCCCGGAACCGATGGCGATCGGTTCCATACCGCGACTGATTATGCCGGGTAACGATCCGGCCCTCGGAGTGATGCATTCGCAGCAAGCCGCCGCTGCCCAGGCTGCACCACAGCCAATGGACAGTGGGGCGGTCCGGCAGCAGGAGTTGATTGCATTCAAGAAGTTACTCAATCAGATGAGTGAGAATCAGATGAATGGTGTGAGTCCGACGGCCGCGCCACCAGCACCCCCACCCGCCGTGCAGCACCCTAATCATCCGGCGCATCCGGCTCATCCGGCGCACGCCGCCCATATGGCTGCCGTGGCACAGCATCAGGGTGGACAGGGTCCGCATCAGGGATCGAACTCACTGCCAGCGATGCTTCAGATGATGCATATGGCGCCGATGCCGCATCCAG GAACCGATCAACGTCACGCCGAGCTGCTGAAGCGCCCGGAAACGCAAAGCCTGATGATGGCTGTGGCCCGGGGCGAAGTGACCCAGCACAGTCTCTGGCAACAGATGGCCAACCCAGCGACGGCGCAATCGCACCGCGAAATCATTTCCGCCGTACTGGGTGCCGTTAACGGTGGTTCGCGTGTCGTTTCGCCCAGTCTGCTCCTCAATCCGAACAGTATTCAACCGCCGATGCCAATACCGATTCCACCGCCCCCAGCAGCTCCACCCGGTGCCAACGCCAACCTGCTGTTTCATCCCAAGCAACAGGTGCGTCTTTCGCCGCTACCGAACGGGATGCCGCAGCGCATACCGTCTCCGCGCGAGCTGCAGTACCACACGCAGTCCATCCTGCAGAACGCGCTCATAAGAAAGAAGTTGGAGGAACAGCGTGAGAACTATCGCAAAAgacaggagcagcagcagcagcagcagcagcagcaacagcagcaacagcagcagcagcagcaaccgccgcagcagcagcagcaaccatcacagcaacagcaaccaactGCACAGCAACCATCAGCTCAACCGCAGacccaacagcaacaatcaCAGCAACCGGAACAAGTGGCGTCCCAGGAGATGCAGATGAAGCTGAAGGAGCAACCGCTAAATCATCCGAATCCACCATCGCAACCGATGCAAAACTTCCCGCACCTTCCCCCACTGCCCCAGCCGGAACAGGATCCAGCGATGCAGCATCATCCATCAGCCGCCGCGCCCGCAGAATCATCACCGGAGCAGCGCCATCCGCAACATTCCAACGTtgctgagcagcagcagcagcagcagcaggcgcaaCCTACACCATCCCAGGGACAGCCAATGTCCGGTGGAGGGCCGGCAAACGTGGTCGACACTGCTGCCCCATCGTCCGTCCTGCTGAAGCCAGGTCCCGGCGGCCGTATGATCAACTGCTCCACAGCAAACTCGATTTCGCCCTCGAAGCAAACGATCCTGCAATCGCAACAGGTTGCATCGCCAACGCCGTTAGCATTTACACCGACCTCGGTCCTGCGCAAGATGACTGCCGCCCAGGACAAGGACCCGGACAGTGCGATTCCGCatcatttgcagcagcagcagcagcagcagcagcagcagcaa cacattgGTATGCCGAAACCGCAGGGAAGACCTATTTTGAAAG GAGGAAGTGGAAATGGCGGACAGGTACCACCCCAactacaacagcaacagcaacagcaacagcagcagcaacagcaacagcaacagcaacaacagcagcagcagcaacaacagccacagccacaacaacagcaaatgcCGTTGCTACATACAATGCCCCAGCACGGTCTATCTCCTATGAACTTTGCCGGCAACATGGATTTCCCGCAGCAACCATTTAGCAACAATACCAACCGTAGCGGTAATCCGATACTTGGTGCGCATCATCCGATCGCACAGGCACCacaaccgcagcagcagcagcagcagcagcagccgcaacaACACTCGCCAAACATCATCAGTCCCCATATGCAGCAATtgctgcaccagcagcagcgccatcagcaacagcagcgtgCTATCCGCAATCAGcacgtgcagcagcagcacatggCGATGGCACCGCAGCAACCGTTCCGACTGCCTGGTGGCATGGCCGTCGGTGGTGGCGGTAACGGTGGTGGACCCAACCAGCAATCCCAACAGCAGAACGCACCCGCTCCGGCCGGCGGTGGCGTTATCAACTACAACCGGGATGGAGGGCTTTCCCCCACCAGCAACCAACTTGCCCGCTGGTTCTCGCCCGAACTGCTCGCACAAGCGTCCGCCGGTAAGCTACCGTCGCTTAACATCGGGCAGGCGATGAGCCTGGAAGAGTTCGAGCGCAACATCCAACACTCATCGACCACTGTACATAACTAA
- the LOC118517464 gene encoding uncharacterized protein LOC118517464 isoform X1, with the protein MSDSASDTLEGSSFHSVKGALLMDDVELYGASRRLRSLTPNAIGKAGGGKKDATAAAYGGGEIGGGSSYQQRREALSPMGGDSPAAGDEAEGAANTSTAEGGSNDRDGTPRTRYTVAQLLALRDSNLSKARPPCMDDAKSEKHLKMISMLVRRSETPYDEDGPNGGPGGGNGGYGRNRSSYGIGGGGPLGGGLGASGGGSGGLMSGSGNGGLGRNEMRRSVGGSGGGVGMGGDPKERLRKEEGIVLSPQRRSFNMGCQMPSAPSSSSGAGNLGLSGSLLRSDRDMLGGGGGGGGGGGGGGGGPRERRIGSGRIMTRDSMWEYRMESGDYRQGGGGGSGGVGGNATSASGGFRDRETMRDGGKDAKEGPRGGRNSDGRSLQDKDYHEEGRGGGGYDRESREPRDRRDRWDKADNGRGPMRGFHKGGGSSSGGGYGDGRGDGSYYGYNNSYGSGNYGSNSSNSNSHHHHHHHHGGGSMSYNDRRRYNSDNGRDNEEPEWFSEPTSQHDTIELRGFDETVSEHGSESAGETNANDSGSSDHQAEQPQQPSAEAQPMNDEVDAEGTDEARLSGNRNCEQDILKMIEGVEDSDRPKAGGTAVNENGIRKGGERGASTPSQPSAGDELISDDMRLMEELCGFRDRVLNEYSAMDILKNTYSTMMIDVDGGSRESRFSQFFRQDNDKGNSSETKTTRSRQNSLHADIDKIVKEIATLEESTNASSAACNKYFAPISPAATSNSSQSFLELFNRSPAMKTHAQLAQQQRQQQQQQQHAAMQHFKTMMTDAEAQQQQQQHHAAMQHLKTMITDAEAQQQQQQQQKQQLHHEHQQQLQNRNLQQMLGVTGGSASSSSATPPVGERNAAPVPLPMPGLGSMPSPASHLGQVHSVEELEARFRLSDLGSDATSAGSGTGAVSGRASVANEPFPEPMAIGSIPRLIMPGNDPALGVMHSQQAAAAQAAPQPMDSGAVRQQELIAFKKLLNQMSENQMNGVSPTAAPPAPPPAVQHPNHPAHPAHPAHAAHMAAVAQHQGGQGPHQGSNSLPAMLQMMHMAPMPHPGTDQRHAELLKRPETQSLMMAVARGEVTQHSLWQQMANPATAQSHREIISAVLGAVNGGSRVVSPSLLLNPNSIQPPMPIPIPPPPAAPPGANANLLFHPKQQVRLSPLPNGMPQRIPSPRELQYHTQSILQNALIRKKLEEQRENYRKRQEQQQQQQQQQQQQQQQQQQPPQQQQQPSQQQQPTAQQPSAQPQTQQQQSQQPEQVASQEMQMKLKEQPLNHPNPPSQPMQNFPHLPPLPQPEQDPAMQHHPSAAAPAESSPEQRHPQHSNVAEQQQQQQQAQPTPSQGQPMSGGGPANVVDTAAPSSVLLKPGPGGRMINCSTANSISPSKQTILQSQQVASPTPLAFTPTSVLRKMTAAQDKDPDSAIPHHLQQQQQQQQQQQAPPLPQQQLSLPAHQQLMLNEQQQQQQQQQHMPHVDNGRMGVSMSALLEMQHHQYMKQQMHLQQKPFPMHPHPGQHPVMHPMQPPQPPGTQQQSQSGPFPTESQPPQAEHQQQQQQQRNMPGQPTPFGPQTAGPHPPPPLNMMHHHHAPGVPGQNHLPVVPALLNPMNPITSIPSSVVGAMRNMQPAMANNIPWNMKQLQQQQQQQQQQPNIAQAQPSQPTAGQQPLLPPQLAQQQQQNQPPPQQSQQQAPTQQQHIGMPKPQGRPILKGGSGNGGQVPPQLQQQQQQQQQQQQQQQQQQQQQQQQQPQPQQQQMPLLHTMPQHGLSPMNFAGNMDFPQQPFSNNTNRSGNPILGAHHPIAQAPQPQQQQQQQQPQQHSPNIISPHMQQLLHQQQRHQQQQRAIRNQHVQQQHMAMAPQQPFRLPGGMAVGGGGNGGGPNQQSQQQNAPAPAGGGVINYNRDGGLSPTSNQLARWFSPELLAQASAGKLPSLNIGQAMSLEEFERNIQHSSTTVHN; encoded by the exons ATGTCCGATTCGGCCTCCGATACGCTTGAGGGTTCATCATTCCATTCCGTCAAGGGTGCACTGCTAATGGACGACGTCGAGCTGTACGGTGCCAGTCGCCGTCTTCGTTCCCTCACACCGAACGCAATCGGCAAGGCAGGCGGTGGAAAGAAAGACGCCACGGCTGCGGCGTACGGCGGTGGCGAGATCGGCGGTGGCTCATCGTACCAGCAACGCCGGGAAGCACTGTCACCGATGGGTGGCGATTCACCAGCGGCGGGCGATGAGGCAGAGGGAGCAGCGAACACATCCACAGCGGAGGGAGGATCGAATGATCGGGACGGAACGCCACGGACCCGTTACACGGTTGCACAACTGTTGGCGCTGCgcgattcgaacctttccaaggCGCGTCCCCCGTGCATGGATGATGCCAAGTCGGAAAAGCACCTGAAAATGATTTCGATGCTGGTACGCCGCTCCGAAACACCGTACGACGAGGATGGACCGAATGGTGGACCCGGTGGCGGTAACGGTGGATACGGCCGCAACCGATCATCGTACGGCATTGGAGGTGGTGGCCCGTTGGGCGGCGGGCTTGGTGCATCCGGTGGCGGTTCCGGCGGGCTAATGTCGGGCAGCGGTAACGGCGGTCTCGGTCGTAACGAAATGCGTCGTTCGGTCGGGGGAAGCGGTGGCGGTGTCGGTATGGGAGGCGACCCAAAGGAAAGACTGCGCAAGGAGGAAGGCATCGTGCTGTCGCCGCAGCGTCGCTCGTTTAATATGGGCTGTCAGATGCCATCCGCACCATCATCCTCATCCGGTGCGGGCAATCTGGGTTTATCCGGAAGTTTGCTACGCTCCGATCGTGATATGCTTgggggtggtggaggtggcgggggcggtggcggcggtggcggcggcggccccCGAGAACGTCGCATCGGCAGCGGACGTATTATGACGCGCGACAGCATGTGGGAGTATCGCATGGAGTCGGGAGATTATCGGCAAGGCGGTGGGGGTGGCAGCGGCGGCGTCGGTGGTAATGCGACATCAGCGTCCGGCGGATTCCGCGATCGGGAAACGATGCGTGACGGGGGGAAGGATGCGAAGGAGGGCCCACGGGGCGGCCGGAACAGTGATGGGCGCAGTCTGCAGGATAAAGACTATCACGAGGAAGGACGCGGCGGCGGTGGGTACGATAGGGAATCGCGTGAACCACGCGATCGACGGGACCGCTGGGACAAAGCGGATAATGGGCGAGGTCCGATGCGTGGCTTTCACAAGGGCGGCGGATCTTCATCCGGCGGAGGATACGGAGATGGGCGCGGTGATGGATCGTATTACGGCTACAACAACAGCTACGGATCGGGCAATTACGGATCGAATAGCAGTAACAGCAAcagtcaccatcatcatcatcaccatcacggtGGCGGTAGTATGTCGTACAACGATCGTAGACGGTACAACAGTGACAATGGACGCGATAACGAGGAACCGGAATGGTTTAGCGAGCCGACATCCCAGCACGACACGATCGAACTGCGCGGTTTCGACGAAACCGTTTCCGAGCATGGCAGCGAATCGGCCGGCGAAACGAATGCTAACGATTCCGGTTCTTCCGATCATCAAGCGGAACAGCCACAGCAGCCATCGGCTGAAGCGCAGCCAATGAATGACGAGGTTGATGCCGAGGGCACCGATGAAGCCCGGCTCTCTGGTAACCGAAACTGTGAGCAGGATATTCTGAAAATGATCGAAGGCGTGGAAGATTCTGACCGACCGAAAGCGGGAGGAACCGCAGTGAACGAGAATGGCATTCGAAAGGGTGGTGAACGAGGCGCGTCAACGCCATCGCAACCGTCGGCTGGCGATGAACTGATCAGCGACGATATGCGGCTGATGGAGGAGCTTTGCGGCTTTCGCGATCGGGTGCTGAACGAATACAGTGCTATGGACATCCTGAAGAACACTTACTCCACCATGATG aTTGATGTTGATGGAGGTAGCCGAGAGTCGcgtttttcacaatttttccgCCAGGACAACGATAAGGGAAACTCCTCCGAGACAAAAACTACGCGCAGCCGTCAAAATTCGCTTCACGCAGATATTGACAAGATAGTGAAGGAGATAGCGACGCTCGAGGAGAGCACAAATGCGTCCTCTGCTGCCTGTAACAAGTATTTCGCACCCATCTCACCGGCTGCCACATCGAACTCGTCGCAGTCATTCCTCGAGCTGTTTAATCGTTCACCAGCGATGAAAACCCATGCACAGCTGGCGCAGCAGcaacgccagcagcagcagcagcagcagcatgccgCTATGCAGCACTTCAAAACGATGATGACCGATGCAgaggcacagcagcagcagcagcagcatcatgccGCTATGCAGCACCTCAAAACGATGATAACCGATGCTgaggcacagcagcagcagcagcagcagcaaaagcaacaacttCACCAcgaacatcagcagcagctgcagaaTCGTAATTTGCAGCAAATGCTAGGTGTAACTGGTGGCAGTGCGTCCTCGTCTTCTGCTACACCGCCGGTCGGCGAGCGTAACGCCGCACCGGTACCGCTTCCAATGCCCGGCTTAGGCTCGATGCCCAGCCCAGCCAGCCACCTAGGGCAGGTGCACAGCGTGGAGGAGCTGGAGGCACGCTTCCGGCTGTCGGATTTGGGCAGCGATGCAACGAGCGCCGGTTCCGGTACCGGTGCCGTAAGCGGTCGGGCTTCCGTTGCGAACGAACCATTCCCGGAACCGATGGCGATCGGTTCCATACCGCGACTGATTATGCCGGGTAACGATCCGGCCCTCGGAGTGATGCATTCGCAGCAAGCCGCCGCTGCCCAGGCTGCACCACAGCCAATGGACAGTGGGGCGGTCCGGCAGCAGGAGTTGATTGCATTCAAGAAGTTACTCAATCAGATGAGTGAGAATCAGATGAATGGTGTGAGTCCGACGGCCGCGCCACCAGCACCCCCACCCGCCGTGCAGCACCCTAATCATCCGGCGCATCCGGCTCATCCGGCGCACGCCGCCCATATGGCTGCCGTGGCACAGCATCAGGGTGGACAGGGTCCGCATCAGGGATCGAACTCACTGCCAGCGATGCTTCAGATGATGCATATGGCGCCGATGCCGCATCCAG GAACCGATCAACGTCACGCCGAGCTGCTGAAGCGCCCGGAAACGCAAAGCCTGATGATGGCTGTGGCCCGGGGCGAAGTGACCCAGCACAGTCTCTGGCAACAGATGGCCAACCCAGCGACGGCGCAATCGCACCGCGAAATCATTTCCGCCGTACTGGGTGCCGTTAACGGTGGTTCGCGTGTCGTTTCGCCCAGTCTGCTCCTCAATCCGAACAGTATTCAACCGCCGATGCCAATACCGATTCCACCGCCCCCAGCAGCTCCACCCGGTGCCAACGCCAACCTGCTGTTTCATCCCAAGCAACAGGTGCGTCTTTCGCCGCTACCGAACGGGATGCCGCAGCGCATACCGTCTCCGCGCGAGCTGCAGTACCACACGCAGTCCATCCTGCAGAACGCGCTCATAAGAAAGAAGTTGGAGGAACAGCGTGAGAACTATCGCAAAAgacaggagcagcagcagcagcagcagcagcagcaacagcagcaacagcagcagcagcagcaaccgccgcagcagcagcagcaaccatcacagcaacagcaaccaactGCACAGCAACCATCAGCTCAACCGCAGacccaacagcaacaatcaCAGCAACCGGAACAAGTGGCGTCCCAGGAGATGCAGATGAAGCTGAAGGAGCAACCGCTAAATCATCCGAATCCACCATCGCAACCGATGCAAAACTTCCCGCACCTTCCCCCACTGCCCCAGCCGGAACAGGATCCAGCGATGCAGCATCATCCATCAGCCGCCGCGCCCGCAGAATCATCACCGGAGCAGCGCCATCCGCAACATTCCAACGTtgctgagcagcagcagcagcagcagcaggcgcaaCCTACACCATCCCAGGGACAGCCAATGTCCGGTGGAGGGCCGGCAAACGTGGTCGACACTGCTGCCCCATCGTCCGTCCTGCTGAAGCCAGGTCCCGGCGGCCGTATGATCAACTGCTCCACAGCAAACTCGATTTCGCCCTCGAAGCAAACGATCCTGCAATCGCAACAGGTTGCATCGCCAACGCCGTTAGCATTTACACCGACCTCGGTCCTGCGCAAGATGACTGCCGCCCAGGACAAGGACCCGGACAGTGCGATTCCGCatcatttgcagcagcagcagcagcagcagcagcagcagcaagctcCTCCGTTACCCCAGCAGCAACTGTCACTTCCTGCTCATCAGCAACTGATGCTtaacgaacagcagcagcagcagcagcagcaacagcacatgCCGCATGTAGACAACGGTCGTATGGGCGTAAGCATGTCTGCGCTGCTGGAAATGCAACATCACCAGTACATGAAGCAGCAGATGCATTTGCAGCAAAAACCCTTCCCGATGCATCCACATCCCGGTCAGCATCCCGTAATGCATCCGATGCAACCGCCGCAGCCACCAGGCACGCAGCAACAGTCACAATCGGGACCGTTCCCAACCGAATCTCAACCACCGCAGGCggaacatcagcagcagcagcagcagcagcgtaatATGCCCGGCCAACCGACACCGTTCGGGCCGCAAACTGCTGGGCCCCatccgccgccgccgctgaACAtgatgcaccaccaccatgcgcCGGGCGTCCCCGGTCAGAACCATCTGCCGGTAGTGCCCGCGTTACTGAATCCGATGAACCCGATCACGTCGATCCCATCGTCGGTGGTTGGTGCGATGCGAAATATGCAACCGGCGATGGCGAACAACATTCCATGGAATATGAAAcaattgcagcagcagcagcagcagcaacagcagcaaccgaacATTGCACAAGCGCAACCGTCACAGCCGACTGCTGGGCAGCAGCCACTGCTGCCACCGCAACTtgcccaacagcagcaacaaaatcaACCACCGCCGCAACAATCCCAGCAGCAAGCGCcgacgcagcagcagcacattgGTATGCCGAAACCGCAGGGAAGACCTATTTTGAAAG GAGGAAGTGGAAATGGCGGACAGGTACCACCCCAactacaacagcaacagcaacagcaacagcagcagcaacagcaacagcaacagcaacaacagcagcagcagcaacaacagccacagccacaacaacagcaaatgcCGTTGCTACATACAATGCCCCAGCACGGTCTATCTCCTATGAACTTTGCCGGCAACATGGATTTCCCGCAGCAACCATTTAGCAACAATACCAACCGTAGCGGTAATCCGATACTTGGTGCGCATCATCCGATCGCACAGGCACCacaaccgcagcagcagcagcagcagcagcagccgcaacaACACTCGCCAAACATCATCAGTCCCCATATGCAGCAATtgctgcaccagcagcagcgccatcagcaacagcagcgtgCTATCCGCAATCAGcacgtgcagcagcagcacatggCGATGGCACCGCAGCAACCGTTCCGACTGCCTGGTGGCATGGCCGTCGGTGGTGGCGGTAACGGTGGTGGACCCAACCAGCAATCCCAACAGCAGAACGCACCCGCTCCGGCCGGCGGTGGCGTTATCAACTACAACCGGGATGGAGGGCTTTCCCCCACCAGCAACCAACTTGCCCGCTGGTTCTCGCCCGAACTGCTCGCACAAGCGTCCGCCGGTAAGCTACCGTCGCTTAACATCGGGCAGGCGATGAGCCTGGAAGAGTTCGAGCGCAACATCCAACACTCATCGACCACTGTACATAACTAA